The Procambarus clarkii isolate CNS0578487 chromosome 46, FALCON_Pclarkii_2.0, whole genome shotgun sequence genome includes a region encoding these proteins:
- the LOC123770486 gene encoding uncharacterized protein isoform X1, with protein sequence METGKNQYNLRWNSHTFTFVRLLDHFRNQELYCDATIACDGNVYPVHKVVLSACSNFFAAIFANTNGQNPVVVLQDVGREQLENLLAYMYRGEVLVPQPDLPLFIKVAKSLQVKGLALPIPERYPPRHMNGPWHNGVCSPPEGNGALGKIPDTHTPPHIHRSSYRQELVNPPVYRHERLPNTMQHESSDLPRSCMTDQAKHPQHDELHFKRKSHFKDLAQKRHENMHLMGHNEAMRLSDRSRPNEIARSSEMARFNEMARPSEMARPNDSARLSDSARPNDSARPSELTRPGELTRPGELTRPGELTRPGELTRPGELTRPGELTRPGELTRPGELTRPGELTRPSEMARPGEMTSPTEIAKTSETNPDDTSRPNETLQMNVISTPMEVDAAQQLWSEEPPQPNTQGLEHTKRSSSVSSSEGRAEEKSLLPVPNYRGSQSLGTFQNLVTSDDDNTIKDEPLDSPDDYDQRSLCISDNVEDPHDDNDDDDDDKFSLKVSDDNGYHSESSQSNRASTERQAEKDPHEPLSAATTALGGPDSTPENSSTSHLRRELLRPLQHKLKSPPNPQLSPQSIPHPVIAPRDPERHLREPPPLMKIPPLVIDSEPARPSHEIMEQEHQGSSSHSSHLLVKVPPTYRSHASLSQFSLQVHNQQLGGPVIVNGRAPLPENFSNSSGNRAALQQTNVPLNLTGHNKSPDDTEKEDKDPFFGKILTNRKKRLRGPKSWEYLVRLLKDPTTNPSLIRWENETSGVFRLVQPSVIAQRWGRRTGRHAGETLSYENFARGLRYHYATGALLPVSERSFVYRFGPKALKVLKECNSSEFPYI encoded by the exons ATGGAGACGGGGAAGAATCAGTACAACTTAAGGTGGAATAGTCACACGTTCACGTTCGTGAGGCTCCTGGACCACTTCAGAAACCAG GAACTGTACTGCGACGCAACTATAGCCTGTGATGGAAATGTGTATCCCGTCCACAAGGTGGTTCTCTCGGCTTGCAGCAACTTTTTTGCGGCAATATTTGCAAACACCAATGGTCAGAACCCTGTGGTTGTTCTGCAGGATGTCGGCAGAGAGCAGCTCGAGAATCTCTTGGCGTACATGTACCGTGGGGAGGTGCTAGTACCACAGCCCGACCTGCCCCTGTTCATCAAGGTTGCGAAGTCATTGCAGGTCAAAGGGCTCGCTCTTCCTATCCCAGAACGATATCCACCTAGACATATGAATGGACCTTGGCACAATGGCGTCTGCAGTCCACCAGAAGGAAATGGAGCCCTCGGCAAaatcccagacacacacacccccccgcaCATCCATCGCAGCTCTTACCGACAGGAACTTGTCAATCCTCCCGTCTACCGTCACGAGAGACTTCCAAATACGATGCAGCACGAGTCGTCTGACTTACCAAGGTCGTGTATGACGGACCAAGCAAAACATCCACAACATGATGAGCTACACTTTAAAAGAAAATCTCATTTTAAGGACCTGGctcagaaaagacatgaaaatatgCACCTGATGGGACACAATGAGGCAATGAGGCTTAGTGATAGAAGTAGACCAAATGAAATAGCCAGATCTAGTGAAATGGCAAGATTTAATGAGATGGCAAGGCCTAGTGAAATGGCAAGACCTAACGACTCGGCAAGACTTAGTGACTCGGCAAGGCCTAATGACTCGGCAAGACCTAGTGAATTGACAAGACCTGGTGAATTGACAAGACCTGGTGAATTGACAAGACCTGGTGAATTGACAAGACCTGGTGAATTGACAAGACCTGGTGAATTGACAAGACCTGGTGAATTGACAAGACCTGGTGAATTGACAAGACCTGGTGAATTGACAAGACCTGGTGAATTGACAAGGCCTAGTGAAATGGCAAGACCTGGTGAAATGACAAGCCCTACTGAAATCGCAAAGACAAGCGAAACAAACCCAGATGATACATCAAGACCAAACGAGACATTACAAATGAACGTGATATCAACACCTATGGAGGTGGACGCTGCGCAGCAACTATGGAGCGAAGAACCACCTCAACCCAACACCCAAGGACTCGAACACACTAAAAGAAGTTCCAGTGTTTCGTCTAGTGAGGGACGGGCGGAAGAAAAGTCATTGTTGCCAGTTCCCAACTATCGTGGTTCTCAATCGCTTGGGACCTTCCAAAATTTG GTTACCTCAGATGACGACAATACAATTAAAGACGAGCCATTGGATTCTCCCGATGACTACGATCAACGCTCACTGTGCATCTCTGATAATGTTGAGGATCCAcacgatgataatgatgatgacgatgatgataaGTTCAGTTTGAAAGTGTCGGATGACAACGGCTACCACTCTGAGTCGTCTCAGTCTAACAGGGCCTCAACTGAACGCCAAGCGGAAAAG GACCCCCATGAACCACTCAGTGCAGCAACGACAGCACTCGGGGGCCCCGACAGTACTCCGGAAAACAGCTCTACCTCACATCTACGCAGAGAATTATTGAGACCCTTACAGCATAAATTAAAATCCCCACCAAACCCTCAACTCAGCCCTCAATCCATTCCACACCCAGTGATTGCTCCGAGAGATCCTGAACGACATCTAAGAGAACCTCCACCATTAATGAAGATACCTCCGTTG GTAATTGACAGTGAGCCAGCAAGGCCTTCACACGAGATTATGGAGCAGGAGCATCAGGGGAGCAGCAGCCACAGTAGTCATCTTCTAGTAAAAGTTCCTCCTACATACCGCTCACATGCTTCCCTGAGTCAGTTCAGCTTGCAAGTACACAATCAACAGCTTGGGGGACCTGTTATTGTCAATGGCCGAGCACCTCTCCCAGAAAACTTTTCAAACTCTTCGGGTAACAGAGCGGCATTACAACAGACTAATGTTCCGCTGAATCTAACAGGCCATAACAAATCGCCAGAtgacacggaaaaggaagataaagatcCATTTTTTGGCAAGATCTTGACAAATCGCAAGAAAAGACTTCGTGGGCCAAAATCCTGGGAGTATCTGGTACGTCTTCTCAAGGATCCCACAACTAATCCATCCCTCATCCGCTGGGAGAACGAAACCTCGGGAGTGTTCCGGCTCGTTCAACCTTCGGTCATAGCGCAGCGGTGGGGAAGGCGGACCGGTAGACATGCCGGCGAGACTTTGAGCTATGAAAACTTTGCCAGGGGACTACGCTACCACTATGCCACTGGAGCCCTTTTGCCCGTGTCAGAGAGAAGCTTTGTATACCGGTTTGGGCCTAAAGCTCTCAAAGTTTTGAAGGAATGTAATTCATCAGAATTCCCATATATATGA
- the LOC123770486 gene encoding protein tramtrack, alpha isoform isoform X2, translating into METGKNQYNLRWNSHTFTFVRLLDHFRNQELYCDATIACDGNVYPVHKVVLSACSNFFAAIFANTNGQNPVVVLQDVGREQLENLLAYMYRGEVLVPQPDLPLFIKVAKSLQVKGLALPIPERYPPRHMNGPWHNGVCSPPEGNGALGKIPDTHTPPHIHRSSYRQELVNPPVYRHERLPNTMQHESSDLPRSCMTDQAKHPQHDELHFKRKSHFKDLAQKRHENMHLMGHNEAMRLSDRSRPNEIARSSEMARFNEMARPSEMARPNDSARLSDSARPNDSARPSELTRPGELTRPGELTRPGELTRPGELTRPGELTRPGELTRPGELTRPGELTRPGELTRPSEMARPGEMTSPTEIAKTSETNPDDTSRPNETLQMNVISTPMEVDAAQQLWSEEPPQPNTQGLEHTKRSSSVSSSEGRAEEKSLLPVPNYRGSQSLGTFQNLVTSDDDNTIKDEPLDSPDDYDQRSLCISDNVEDPHDDNDDDDDDKFSLKVSDDNGYHSESSQSNRASTERQAEKVIDSEPARPSHEIMEQEHQGSSSHSSHLLVKVPPTYRSHASLSQFSLQVHNQQLGGPVIVNGRAPLPENFSNSSGNRAALQQTNVPLNLTGHNKSPDDTEKEDKDPFFGKILTNRKKRLRGPKSWEYLVRLLKDPTTNPSLIRWENETSGVFRLVQPSVIAQRWGRRTGRHAGETLSYENFARGLRYHYATGALLPVSERSFVYRFGPKALKVLKECNSSEFPYI; encoded by the exons ATGGAGACGGGGAAGAATCAGTACAACTTAAGGTGGAATAGTCACACGTTCACGTTCGTGAGGCTCCTGGACCACTTCAGAAACCAG GAACTGTACTGCGACGCAACTATAGCCTGTGATGGAAATGTGTATCCCGTCCACAAGGTGGTTCTCTCGGCTTGCAGCAACTTTTTTGCGGCAATATTTGCAAACACCAATGGTCAGAACCCTGTGGTTGTTCTGCAGGATGTCGGCAGAGAGCAGCTCGAGAATCTCTTGGCGTACATGTACCGTGGGGAGGTGCTAGTACCACAGCCCGACCTGCCCCTGTTCATCAAGGTTGCGAAGTCATTGCAGGTCAAAGGGCTCGCTCTTCCTATCCCAGAACGATATCCACCTAGACATATGAATGGACCTTGGCACAATGGCGTCTGCAGTCCACCAGAAGGAAATGGAGCCCTCGGCAAaatcccagacacacacacccccccgcaCATCCATCGCAGCTCTTACCGACAGGAACTTGTCAATCCTCCCGTCTACCGTCACGAGAGACTTCCAAATACGATGCAGCACGAGTCGTCTGACTTACCAAGGTCGTGTATGACGGACCAAGCAAAACATCCACAACATGATGAGCTACACTTTAAAAGAAAATCTCATTTTAAGGACCTGGctcagaaaagacatgaaaatatgCACCTGATGGGACACAATGAGGCAATGAGGCTTAGTGATAGAAGTAGACCAAATGAAATAGCCAGATCTAGTGAAATGGCAAGATTTAATGAGATGGCAAGGCCTAGTGAAATGGCAAGACCTAACGACTCGGCAAGACTTAGTGACTCGGCAAGGCCTAATGACTCGGCAAGACCTAGTGAATTGACAAGACCTGGTGAATTGACAAGACCTGGTGAATTGACAAGACCTGGTGAATTGACAAGACCTGGTGAATTGACAAGACCTGGTGAATTGACAAGACCTGGTGAATTGACAAGACCTGGTGAATTGACAAGACCTGGTGAATTGACAAGACCTGGTGAATTGACAAGGCCTAGTGAAATGGCAAGACCTGGTGAAATGACAAGCCCTACTGAAATCGCAAAGACAAGCGAAACAAACCCAGATGATACATCAAGACCAAACGAGACATTACAAATGAACGTGATATCAACACCTATGGAGGTGGACGCTGCGCAGCAACTATGGAGCGAAGAACCACCTCAACCCAACACCCAAGGACTCGAACACACTAAAAGAAGTTCCAGTGTTTCGTCTAGTGAGGGACGGGCGGAAGAAAAGTCATTGTTGCCAGTTCCCAACTATCGTGGTTCTCAATCGCTTGGGACCTTCCAAAATTTG GTTACCTCAGATGACGACAATACAATTAAAGACGAGCCATTGGATTCTCCCGATGACTACGATCAACGCTCACTGTGCATCTCTGATAATGTTGAGGATCCAcacgatgataatgatgatgacgatgatgataaGTTCAGTTTGAAAGTGTCGGATGACAACGGCTACCACTCTGAGTCGTCTCAGTCTAACAGGGCCTCAACTGAACGCCAAGCGGAAAAG GTAATTGACAGTGAGCCAGCAAGGCCTTCACACGAGATTATGGAGCAGGAGCATCAGGGGAGCAGCAGCCACAGTAGTCATCTTCTAGTAAAAGTTCCTCCTACATACCGCTCACATGCTTCCCTGAGTCAGTTCAGCTTGCAAGTACACAATCAACAGCTTGGGGGACCTGTTATTGTCAATGGCCGAGCACCTCTCCCAGAAAACTTTTCAAACTCTTCGGGTAACAGAGCGGCATTACAACAGACTAATGTTCCGCTGAATCTAACAGGCCATAACAAATCGCCAGAtgacacggaaaaggaagataaagatcCATTTTTTGGCAAGATCTTGACAAATCGCAAGAAAAGACTTCGTGGGCCAAAATCCTGGGAGTATCTGGTACGTCTTCTCAAGGATCCCACAACTAATCCATCCCTCATCCGCTGGGAGAACGAAACCTCGGGAGTGTTCCGGCTCGTTCAACCTTCGGTCATAGCGCAGCGGTGGGGAAGGCGGACCGGTAGACATGCCGGCGAGACTTTGAGCTATGAAAACTTTGCCAGGGGACTACGCTACCACTATGCCACTGGAGCCCTTTTGCCCGTGTCAGAGAGAAGCTTTGTATACCGGTTTGGGCCTAAAGCTCTCAAAGTTTTGAAGGAATGTAATTCATCAGAATTCCCATATATATGA